From a single bacterium genomic region:
- a CDS encoding helix-turn-helix transcriptional regulator: MERYGQRAGEQMTYERLATATGLSRATLEAIGSRPEYNPTLATIERLCVALECDPGELLELERPRKTVVPGSA, translated from the coding sequence ATGGAGCGCTATGGCCAACGTGCAGGGGAACAGATGACCTACGAGCGCTTGGCAACAGCAACAGGGCTCTCTAGAGCGACCCTTGAAGCAATCGGCTCCCGCCCTGAATACAACCCGACGCTAGCGACGATCGAAAGGCTCTGCGTAGCGCTCGAGTGTGATCCGGGGGAACTGCTTGAACTCGAACGGCCTCGGAAGACAGTCGTCCCTGGTTCGGCCTAG
- a CDS encoding restriction endonuclease, SacI family yields the protein MGIRLSKEDLRLTLETAVNVARSPATVPALWTTRVEELGRLGVKTYIAALGGALLAKATDPEVDSLTQDQSAGSHGYSLRSAAELLAKENKGRYHLGTASKNPLNNRPFLGGPSRIDEFEKIHPKARPAYLLFRDCLVDLDSLAGDEAAQALAAFLRVRMSTGDEAEQAALSSDSGIGIEQLLGVAERFVQQEPEHGRRAQAFAAAVLDCAFPYVELQPIHSPHPGDVRVVRDSIVQFPVEVKQVAADEAVALELASAAQQMGAKSALLFVVAQDHRPLNRERIRRKAMQTYGVSVEICESVRELVGAVAVFTGGSLEAIQRLLPTRYAARMREHEVSIEGQQRWKEMVEARGRSQGDL from the coding sequence GTGGGCATCAGGCTCTCCAAGGAAGACCTTCGTCTCACGCTTGAGACGGCGGTCAACGTGGCGCGTTCCCCAGCGACCGTACCTGCCCTCTGGACTACTCGGGTCGAGGAGCTAGGTCGATTGGGGGTCAAGACATACATCGCGGCCCTGGGCGGAGCCTTGCTTGCGAAGGCCACGGACCCCGAGGTCGACAGTCTCACGCAAGATCAATCAGCAGGCTCACACGGATACAGTCTTCGCTCAGCAGCGGAGCTGCTCGCCAAGGAGAACAAGGGGCGCTACCACCTCGGCACCGCCAGCAAGAACCCGCTGAACAATCGCCCCTTCTTGGGTGGTCCTAGCCGCATCGACGAGTTCGAGAAGATCCACCCAAAGGCACGACCCGCGTATCTGTTGTTTCGCGACTGCCTAGTGGATCTCGACAGCCTTGCCGGGGATGAGGCTGCGCAGGCGCTGGCCGCTTTCCTCCGCGTTCGGATGTCCACCGGAGATGAGGCTGAGCAAGCAGCTCTCTCCTCTGACTCGGGAATCGGCATCGAGCAGTTGCTTGGCGTTGCAGAGCGATTTGTACAGCAAGAACCTGAGCATGGCCGGCGAGCCCAGGCGTTCGCTGCAGCGGTGCTCGACTGCGCTTTTCCTTACGTGGAGCTTCAGCCAATTCACAGCCCGCACCCAGGAGACGTTCGGGTGGTTCGGGATTCAATTGTACAGTTCCCGGTAGAGGTGAAACAGGTAGCTGCAGATGAAGCCGTTGCTCTCGAACTTGCATCTGCCGCTCAGCAAATGGGCGCGAAGAGCGCACTCCTTTTCGTCGTGGCACAAGACCATCGTCCGCTGAATCGCGAACGGATCCGGCGGAAAGCAATGCAGACATACGGCGTATCCGTAGAGATCTGCGAATCGGTCCGCGAACTCGTTGGAGCGGTTGCTGTCTTCACCGGAGGCTCGCTCGAGGCGATTCAACGGCTTCTACCGACTCGCTACGCGGCGAGGATGCGCGAGCACGAAGTGAGCATTGAGGGGCAGCAAAGATGGAAGGAAATGGTAGAAGCTCGGGGCAGGAGCCAAGGCGACCTATGA
- a CDS encoding TIGR02391 family protein, translating into MVREFEDQALRAICDLLADSDEGLTGSEIGRLLADCGISDPLPGHTKRHRLYEALASRQKSDRCGNHVAAFIEKAMNPVRYLRAQHAFEERRAELNAALSFSGLSMRPDGRLEKATLAATIPEAVARAGKLRRSLQDRRVHGDVIRFCRAELLQDNYFHAVFEATKSVADKIRDLSGLTMDGAELVDQAFGFKKPGHPRVAFNAISSETEISEHRGLMNLIKGLFGTFRNVTAHAPKIHWAINEHDALDMLTLASLLHRRLDGAVRTNQAG; encoded by the coding sequence ATGGTGAGAGAGTTTGAGGATCAAGCGCTCCGTGCGATCTGCGACCTGTTGGCCGATTCCGACGAGGGACTGACTGGAAGTGAGATCGGTCGGTTGCTCGCTGACTGCGGCATTTCGGATCCGCTGCCTGGGCACACGAAGAGGCATCGATTGTACGAAGCCCTTGCAAGCCGCCAGAAGTCGGACCGGTGCGGGAACCACGTTGCAGCCTTCATAGAGAAGGCGATGAATCCCGTTCGCTACTTGAGGGCGCAGCATGCCTTTGAGGAGCGGAGAGCTGAGCTCAACGCGGCCCTCTCGTTCTCCGGTCTATCGATGAGACCTGATGGGCGGCTAGAGAAGGCGACCTTAGCTGCCACGATTCCCGAGGCTGTCGCGCGCGCCGGCAAGCTACGCCGGTCTCTGCAGGACCGGCGAGTCCATGGCGACGTGATTCGATTCTGCAGAGCCGAGTTGCTGCAAGACAACTACTTCCACGCGGTGTTCGAGGCAACGAAGAGCGTGGCGGACAAGATCAGAGATCTGTCCGGCTTGACGATGGACGGGGCGGAGCTTGTGGACCAGGCGTTCGGCTTCAAGAAACCCGGGCATCCTAGGGTCGCCTTCAACGCGATTTCTAGTGAGACTGAGATCAGTGAGCACCGCGGCCTAATGAACCTCATCAAGGGTCTCTTCGGTACCTTCCGAAACGTCACCGCGCACGCGCCGAAGATTCACTGGGCAATCAACGAACACGACGCACTCGACATGCTGACGCTAGCCTCGCTCCTGCACCGTCGGCTGGATGGGGCGGTGAGAACGAACCAGGCCGGCTGA
- the dcm gene encoding DNA (cytosine-5-)-methyltransferase, with product MSLKAISLFTGVGGLDFGTEAAGFKTTAAVEMDKAACRSLGQNRHWSLLQGDIHEISSRSILDKAGFGPGDADLLTGGPPCQPFSKSGYWASGDALRLDDPRAGTLGEYLRVLSDIRPRAFLLENVPGLAFSGKAEGLEFLKRGIELVNKEARTNYSFSWAVLNAADYGVPQTRERVFIVGSRDGEPFTFPSPTHRSSDVLSEDIGNGLEPYMTAWDAIGDLPRNPRGEDGLKVGGKWGDLLPSIPEGENYLFHTNRGQGYPLFGWRKRYWSFLLKLAKVRPSWTIQAQPGPHIGPFHWANRRLTALEMCRLQTFPENIDLDFSRNQVQRLLGNAVPSLLVEVLGCAIRDQLLKAPRTRKTFRLLPSRNQRRARRESIGKMPEKYWSLIGEHEDHPGEGKGPRARAVRDALHASPRPRASS from the coding sequence TTGAGTCTGAAGGCGATTAGCCTGTTCACGGGTGTTGGTGGCCTTGATTTCGGAACCGAGGCTGCAGGGTTCAAGACCACCGCTGCAGTCGAGATGGATAAGGCTGCATGTCGCTCCCTCGGGCAGAATAGGCACTGGAGCCTCCTGCAAGGCGACATCCATGAGATTTCATCGAGGTCGATTCTCGACAAGGCAGGCTTCGGCCCTGGTGACGCCGACCTGCTAACTGGCGGCCCGCCATGCCAGCCCTTTTCGAAGTCTGGATACTGGGCGTCTGGCGATGCACTTCGCCTGGATGATCCACGAGCCGGCACTTTGGGTGAGTACCTTCGGGTGCTTTCTGATATTCGTCCCAGGGCGTTTCTGCTCGAAAACGTGCCTGGTCTTGCCTTCTCTGGCAAGGCTGAGGGGCTCGAGTTTCTCAAACGCGGCATTGAACTGGTCAACAAGGAGGCCCGAACGAACTACTCTTTCAGTTGGGCCGTACTGAATGCCGCCGACTACGGTGTTCCGCAGACACGTGAACGGGTGTTCATTGTCGGTAGCCGAGATGGAGAGCCATTCACCTTTCCTTCTCCCACCCATCGTTCCAGCGATGTTCTTTCGGAAGACATCGGCAACGGTCTCGAGCCATACATGACGGCTTGGGATGCCATTGGCGATCTCCCCCGGAACCCCCGTGGCGAAGATGGCTTGAAGGTAGGAGGGAAGTGGGGCGACCTGTTGCCGTCTATTCCCGAGGGTGAGAACTACCTATTCCACACGAACCGAGGCCAGGGTTACCCGTTGTTCGGGTGGCGCAAACGCTACTGGAGCTTCCTCCTGAAACTCGCCAAGGTGAGGCCGTCGTGGACGATTCAGGCGCAGCCCGGTCCCCACATTGGTCCGTTTCACTGGGCGAATCGCCGCCTCACTGCGCTTGAGATGTGCCGCCTTCAGACGTTTCCCGAAAACATCGATCTAGATTTCAGCAGAAATCAGGTTCAGAGGCTTCTTGGAAATGCGGTTCCTTCTCTCTTGGTCGAAGTTCTAGGTTGCGCGATTCGCGATCAGCTCCTGAAGGCGCCGCGAACGCGGAAAACGTTCAGACTGCTTCCCTCGCGGAATCAGAGACGCGCACGGCGAGAGTCCATCGGTAAGATGCCTGAGAAGTACTGGAGCCTCATAGGCGAGCACGAAGACCATCCAGGAGAAGGAAAAGGGCCGAGGGCGCGAGCAGTCAGGGACGCTTTGCACGCGAGTCCACGACCGAGAGCTTCTTCATAG
- the trbB gene encoding P-type conjugative transfer ATPase TrbB, whose amino-acid sequence MSPSPIDLRQQRDKRLRDKLRRELGSDVLTALAAPAVVEVMLNADGELWVERLVSGVAPLGSTMSRSQAENLLGTVAALADTEINEETPLLEVELPFDGSRFHGVVSPISAGPVFAIRKRAIRVHTLDEYVGQGILDPGAREALREALGHRQNLVICGGTGSGKTTLANALLREAVELAGPAERFVILEDTVELQCSAANHVQLRTTDDIDLTRLVRATMRLRPDRIVIGEIRGREALALLKAWNTGHPGGLTTVHANSAGAALSRIDQLVQEA is encoded by the coding sequence ATGAGCCCCTCACCGATCGACCTCCGCCAGCAACGAGACAAGCGTCTCCGCGACAAGCTTCGCCGCGAGCTTGGCAGCGACGTGCTCACGGCGCTCGCTGCCCCGGCCGTCGTCGAGGTGATGCTGAACGCCGACGGCGAGCTCTGGGTCGAGCGCCTGGTGTCTGGCGTTGCACCGCTCGGCAGCACGATGAGTCGCTCGCAGGCCGAGAACCTGCTCGGGACGGTAGCCGCGCTCGCGGACACTGAGATCAACGAGGAGACCCCGCTTCTCGAGGTCGAACTCCCGTTCGACGGCAGCCGTTTCCACGGCGTAGTTTCTCCGATCTCGGCCGGACCGGTCTTCGCGATCCGGAAGCGCGCGATCCGAGTCCACACGCTCGATGAGTACGTGGGCCAGGGGATCCTGGATCCCGGCGCACGAGAAGCTCTCCGGGAAGCGCTCGGCCATCGCCAGAACCTCGTCATCTGTGGAGGCACGGGCTCCGGGAAGACCACGCTCGCGAACGCGCTGCTGCGCGAGGCTGTCGAGCTGGCGGGTCCCGCCGAACGCTTCGTGATTCTCGAAGACACGGTCGAGCTGCAGTGCTCGGCCGCCAATCACGTCCAGCTCAGAACCACTGACGACATCGATCTCACGCGGCTGGTGCGCGCCACGATGCGCCTGCGACCCGACCGCATCGTGATCGGGGAGATACGGGGGAGGGAGGCGCTCGCGCTGCTCAAGGCGTGGAATACCGGTCATCCGGGGGGTTTGACCACAGTCCATGCAAACAGCGCGGGGGCAGCCCTCTCCCGTATTGACCAGCTCGTGCAGGAGGC